A portion of the Magnetovibrio sp. genome contains these proteins:
- a CDS encoding malonyl-CoA synthase, protein MTNANLYALFQKHFPTDPDAPALVSPGGATITYADLNAMSAGYAGLLASLGVGKGERVAVQVDKSPQAVALYLGCLRIGAIYLPLNTAYTAAEVAYFVGDAEPALLVCRPQSEQALRDVVAGPNAPHVRTLDENGQGSLNTDGVQPIHDVVDVTGDDLAAILYTSGTTGRSKGAMLSHDNLASNALALHKMWGWRDGDVLIHALPIFHVHGLFVAIHCALINGSKMWFLPKFDADQVIELMPQSTVLMGVPTFYTRLVDHPGLTREAATNMRLFVAGSAPLLAETFGAFETKTGHRILERYGMTETGMITSNPLDGERLPATVGYPLPGVQVRIADEDGKILEAEEIGVLEVKGPNVFKGYWRMAEKTASEFRADGWFITGDVAKMAGDGRVSIVGRAKDMIISGGYNVYPKEIETAIDALDGVKESAVIGVPHPDFGEAVVAVIVTEQGATIDEAQVQAAIKSDLARFKHPKKVFVVEELPRNTMGKVQKNVLRESYKSTFA, encoded by the coding sequence ATGACAAACGCCAACCTCTACGCCCTATTTCAAAAGCATTTCCCCACCGATCCCGACGCCCCCGCGCTGGTCAGCCCCGGCGGTGCGACGATCACGTACGCCGATCTAAACGCCATGTCGGCGGGCTATGCGGGGCTGCTGGCGAGCCTGGGCGTTGGCAAGGGCGAGCGCGTTGCCGTGCAGGTCGACAAATCGCCTCAAGCCGTGGCGCTCTATCTCGGATGCCTGCGCATCGGCGCGATTTATTTGCCACTCAACACCGCCTACACCGCCGCCGAAGTGGCCTATTTTGTCGGCGATGCCGAACCGGCCTTGCTGGTGTGCCGCCCGCAGTCGGAACAGGCGCTGCGCGACGTGGTCGCCGGTCCCAACGCACCACATGTGCGCACGCTCGATGAAAACGGCCAAGGATCGCTGAATACAGACGGTGTCCAACCAATCCATGACGTCGTCGACGTGACCGGCGACGACTTGGCCGCGATCTTGTACACGTCGGGCACCACCGGGAGGTCCAAGGGCGCGATGCTCAGCCATGACAACTTGGCCTCCAACGCCCTCGCTCTACATAAAATGTGGGGTTGGCGCGACGGCGACGTGTTGATCCACGCGCTGCCGATTTTTCACGTCCACGGCCTGTTCGTCGCGATCCATTGCGCGCTGATCAACGGTTCGAAAATGTGGTTCCTGCCCAAATTCGACGCCGATCAGGTGATTGAGCTGATGCCGCAATCCACCGTTCTGATGGGCGTACCGACGTTCTACACCCGATTGGTCGATCACCCCGGCCTGACCCGCGAGGCCGCCACCAACATGCGCCTGTTCGTCGCCGGGTCCGCACCGTTGCTGGCGGAAACATTTGGTGCATTCGAAACCAAAACAGGGCACCGCATCTTGGAACGGTACGGCATGACGGAAACCGGCATGATCACGTCCAACCCGTTGGACGGCGAGCGCCTGCCCGCCACGGTCGGCTATCCGCTGCCCGGCGTCCAGGTGCGCATCGCCGACGAGGACGGCAAAATTCTTGAAGCGGAAGAAATCGGGGTTCTGGAAGTCAAAGGCCCCAACGTCTTTAAAGGCTACTGGCGCATGGCGGAAAAAACCGCGTCTGAATTTCGCGCTGACGGCTGGTTCATCACCGGCGACGTGGCAAAGATGGCTGGGGATGGGCGCGTGTCCATCGTCGGGCGCGCCAAGGACATGATCATTTCCGGCGGCTACAACGTTTATCCCAAGGAAATTGAAACCGCCATCGACGCGTTGGACGGCGTCAAGGAAAGCGCCGTAATCGGCGTGCCGCATCCCGACTTCGGCGAAGCGGTGGTCGCGGTGATCGTCACCGAACAAGGCGCCACCATCGACGAGGCCCAAGTGCAGGCTGCGATCAAGAGCGATTTGGCGCGTTTCAAGCATCCCAAAAAGGTCTTCGTTGTCGAGGAACTACCGCGCAACACCATGGGCAAGGTGCAAAAGAACGTGCTGCGCGAGAGTTACAAGAGCACCTTTGCATAA
- a CDS encoding PAS domain-containing sensor histidine kinase produces MASSHDPKSTRAEDRLGSALGDFGELGLTGLQETAWVEVIAKMEEVYSDLIQYDIDLERKNTELEETHQFIDSVISSMSEILIVCDRDQYVEQINRATEDLTGFTAQDLVGKKLVDLVVDPGSCRFENIGASRSPNGTAYCEVRLKSRLDEMGTDPVSMNASVRIDHQGRPVGIVIIGRPMGELRRAYQALNKAHADLVRAQQRLVQSEKLASLGRLVAGVAHELNNPISFINGNIHSLDKYKARLKTYFEAVNEGGGDWAQQQKLRRELKIDRILEDLDPLVEGTLEGADRVRDIVKNLRRLSFNGAELTEPFDLVKIVQTGVSWVKRSAPQPVEVKLDVPQSLEVVGHAGRIHQVVVNLVDNALDAVADVAEPNVKILVRQENGYAVMSVSDNGCGISANDLPNVFDPFFTTKGVGEGTGLGLWISYDLVHDHDGTLSIESEPGRGTTLTMSLPVAT; encoded by the coding sequence ATGGCCAGTTCACACGATCCAAAATCCACCCGCGCAGAAGACCGCCTCGGCAGCGCCCTGGGCGACTTTGGCGAATTGGGCCTCACCGGTTTGCAAGAGACCGCATGGGTCGAGGTGATCGCCAAGATGGAAGAGGTCTATTCAGACCTGATCCAATATGACATCGATTTGGAACGCAAAAACACCGAGCTGGAAGAAACCCACCAGTTCATCGACAGCGTCATCAGTTCGATGTCGGAAATTCTCATCGTCTGCGACCGCGATCAGTACGTCGAACAAATCAACCGCGCCACCGAAGACTTGACCGGGTTTACAGCGCAAGACTTGGTGGGCAAGAAGTTGGTCGATCTGGTGGTCGATCCGGGCAGTTGCCGGTTCGAAAACATCGGCGCGTCACGGTCGCCCAATGGGACGGCTTACTGCGAAGTGCGCTTGAAATCGCGTCTCGACGAGATGGGCACGGATCCGGTGTCGATGAACGCGTCGGTGCGCATCGACCATCAAGGCCGCCCAGTCGGCATCGTCATCATCGGCCGCCCCATGGGGGAGTTGCGCCGGGCCTACCAAGCGCTCAACAAGGCTCACGCCGACTTGGTGCGCGCGCAGCAGCGATTGGTGCAGTCGGAAAAGCTTGCCAGTCTGGGGCGTTTGGTCGCGGGCGTGGCGCACGAGCTCAACAACCCCATCAGTTTCATCAACGGCAATATTCATAGTCTGGACAAATATAAAGCGCGCCTGAAAACGTATTTTGAGGCCGTAAATGAAGGCGGTGGCGATTGGGCGCAGCAGCAAAAGCTGCGCCGCGAACTGAAAATCGACCGCATTCTCGAAGACCTCGACCCGTTGGTCGAAGGCACCCTGGAAGGCGCGGACCGAGTTCGCGATATCGTTAAGAACTTGCGCCGTCTGTCGTTCAACGGTGCGGAGCTGACGGAGCCGTTCGATTTGGTGAAAATCGTGCAAACTGGGGTCAGTTGGGTGAAGCGCTCAGCTCCGCAGCCGGTCGAGGTGAAGCTGGACGTACCGCAGTCGTTAGAGGTCGTCGGCCACGCCGGACGCATCCATCAGGTGGTCGTCAATCTTGTGGACAATGCCTTGGACGCGGTGGCCGACGTGGCCGAGCCGAACGTCAAGATCTTGGTGCGTCAGGAAAACGGCTATGCGGTGATGAGCGTATCGGACAATGGCTGTGGGATCAGCGCGAACGATTTGCCCAACGTCTTCGACCCTTTTTTCACCACCAAGGGGGTTGGCGAGGGGACCGGGTTGGGGCTATGGATCAGTTACGACCTGGTTCACGACCACGACGGGACGTTGAGCATCGAAAGCGAGCCAGGCCGCGGCACCACTTTGACCATGAGCTTGCCGGTCGCCACTTAA